One stretch of Zingiber officinale cultivar Zhangliang chromosome 6B, Zo_v1.1, whole genome shotgun sequence DNA includes these proteins:
- the LOC121989687 gene encoding uracil-DNA glycosylase, mitochondrial-like: MVTLGTRDRKCMINVPNYLPGLPTSNPEAMASSSKALGELLRSPKRLRPISLSPESMTLKSPLSTLHAPPLAAGEHPSALTSEQAKRAKRVDADRSLSRWKRNLSICSERIATRKGTHSDPYVKLGELLVEETWLEALPGELQKPYAQNLCRFVEMEMRGSVPIYPPPHLIFNALHLTSFDEVKAVIIGQDPYHGPGQAMGLAFSVPEGIKIPSSLRNMFKELQQDVGCSLPSHGNLERWALQGILLLNTALTVREHQANSHAKKGWEMFTDAIIQTISQRKTGVIFLLWGNYAQVKSRLIDESKHHILMAAHPSGLSANRGFFGCRHFSQTNKILKRLGLSPIDWQL; encoded by the exons ATGGTTACCCTTGGAACGAGGGATAGGAAATGCATGATAAATGTACCCAATTATTTACCCGGTCTTCCAACTTCCAATCCCGAAGCCATGGCTTCCTCCTCCAAAGCCCTAGGCGAGCTCCTCCGCTCGCCGAAGCGTCTCCGCCCGATCTCCCTCTCCCCGGAATCCATGACCCTCAAATCCCCCCTCTCGACCCTCCACGCCCCTCCTCTCGCCGCCGGTGAACACCCCTCCGCACTCACATCGGAGCAGGCGAAGAGGGCGAAGAGGGTCGACGCCGACCGATCCCTTTCCCGATGGAAGCGGAACCTCAGTATCTGTTCCGAAAGGATCGCGACAAGGAAAGGTACTCATTCCGATCCCTATGTGAAGCTGGGAGAGCTCTTGGTCGAGGAGACATGGCTGGAGGCTCTCCCCGGCGAGCTTCAGAAACCCTACGCGCAGAACCTGTGCAGGTTTGTGGAGATGGAGATGCGCGGCAGCGTTCCTATCTACCCTCCGCCCCACCTTATATTTAATGCTCTTCATTTGACTTCCTTTGATGAAGTCAAGGCAGTCATTATTGGACAG GATCCTTACCATGGACCTGGTCAAGCCATGGGTCTTGCATTCTCAGTACCCGAGGGCATCAAGATTCCATCAAGTTTACGTAACATGTTTAAGGAACTTCAACAAGATGTTGGGTGTTCCTTGCCATCACATGGAAATTTAGAGAGATGGGCTTTACAG GGAATCCTGCTGCTGAATACTGCCCTTACAG TTAGGGAACATCAGGCTAACTCACATGCTAAGAAGGGGTGGGAGATGTTTACTGATGCTATTATTCAAACAATTTCCCAGCGGAAAACAGGAGTTATCTTCCTTCTATGGGGCAACTATGCCCAAGTAAAATCTAG GTTGATTGACGAGTCAAAGCACCATATCCTAATGGCTGCTCATCCATCTGGTCTTTCTGCTAACAGAGGCTTCTTTGGATGCAG GCACTTCTCGCAGACGAATAAGATATTGAAGAGACTTGGCCTTTCTCCCATCGATTGGCAACTTTAA
- the LOC121989688 gene encoding UPF0496 protein 4-like, with amino-acid sequence MLFVHKDASARRRFPFFASSPPKSPPGSLARPFEDTVAARLADLLRDASSLSWLARAVRVLALILDDAAALLADSSASSSDLATLACYLDSGVVLLDICNAASAEIDRLLRRRLHLRFAIHAIATSDGGRDAERLRKARDSLAEWTACARRSIKPSIVGLVRSLAPANPPRGKISIARRVIYAVEAVSSLIAGILVAVLGGSEQLTPASVPSDLPWAKEYNDLAAAISCELVGDRFAAELDAAEAAVKTLTDVISTDGDGENTETTLRKYVESTEKATGGLTEALDELSNAVNGLFRSALGLRNVTSQAFRVDSCN; translated from the coding sequence ATGTTATTTGTGCACAAGGACGCCTCCGCCCGCCGACGATTTCCCTTCTTCGCTTCGTCTCCGCCGAAGTCGCCTCCGGGGTCCTTAGCTCGCCCCTTCGAAGACACAGTCGCCGCCCGCCTCGCAGATCTGCTCCGCGATGCCTCCTCCCTCTCCTGGCTCGCTCGCGCCGTCCGCGTCCTCGCCCTCATCCTCGACGACGCCGCCGCCCTCCTGGCTGACTCCTCCGCTTCCTCCTCTGACCTTGCCACTCTCGCTTGCTACCTTGACTCCGGCGTCGTCCTCCTCGACATCTGCAACGCCGCCTCCGCCGAGATCGACCGCCTCCTGCGCCGCCGCCTCCACCTCCGCTTTGCCATCCACGCCATCGCCACCTCCGACGGCGGCCGCGACGCCGAGAGGCTACGGAAGGCGCGGGATTCGCTGGCGGAGTGGACCGCCTGCGCCCGTCGCTCGATCAAGCCGTCGATCGTCGGCCTTGTGCGATCCCTAGCCCCGGCCAACCCCCCAAGAGGAAAGATCTCGATCGCCCGGAGGGTGATCTACGCGGTGGAGGCGGTTTCTTCCCTGATCGCTGGCATCCTGGTCGCCGTCCTAGGCGGCAGCGAGCAGCTCACCCCCGCCAGTGTCCCTTCCGACCTGCCCTGGGCGAAAGAGTACAACGACCTTGCCGCCGCGATCTCGTGCGAGCTCGTCGGCGACAGGTTCGCCGCGGAGCTGGATGCGGCTGAGGCCGCCGTTAAGACTTTGACGGACGTGATCTCAACAGACGGTGACGGCGAGAATACAGAGACGACGTTACGGAAATACGTGGAAAGCACGGAGAAAGCCACGGGCGGATTAACGGAAGCGTTGGATGAGTTATCTAACGCCGTTAACGGGCTGTTCCGCTCGGCGCTGGGTTTGAGGAACGTGACTTCGCAAGCATTCCGTGTCGACTCCTGCAACTAA